A single region of the Leishmania panamensis strain MHOM/PA/94/PSC-1 chromosome 23 sequence genome encodes:
- a CDS encoding hypothetical protein (TriTrypDB/GeneDB-style sysID: LpmP.23.1270), producing METQEKIIVTLQRDNEALLREKKEIASRCKKLEHDFEHLEAKHSLLLSAQQDFATRSNMHASNDSAKIANLQAQIEELQANLETEKRRCAILLQERNDLTRSKGDAPIHVNSAEIANVAVVREEHNRSEDTVAKLRESQRVHNIQKGTIDALHSEVARLESERRVSHSRENNLLREVDSLRIQVRDLEMALHHKKESISELISSCQAGSGNTLRLKKQASRIHLLEAALLEKDEFTKRAMEELRTETKEVCERYQSTITELQQRLEIPKDDPELRRRIRILERENLELRRAIGSATVSSAIDSGEPAKAVTINPKHQADATGNTDKPGGQGLKGPSPHEVETTHLQSVIEQLRTGIWEHKQRSSMLQGKLDSIHAEWDARLAEVKANFALQIQKLRSAHNEELSRLEASHKSQLLEISKCSKSDNGANLASRLSRIVEEKGYDASLIAIGERLCYLEKRYSQKEEEKTHELLEMQRVAELEKKIQKEKTDLLLEQKNTQIKRFQIQLDELLTALSILQATT from the coding sequence ATGGAAACCCAGGAGAAGATAATTGTCACACTACAGCGGGACAACGAGGCACTCctgagagaaaagaaggagaTCGCGAGTCGATGCAAGAAACTGGAGCATGATTTCGAACACCTAGAGGCAAAGCATAGCTTGCTTCTCAGTGCACAGCAAGACTTTGCGACAAGATCTAACATGCATGCATCAAATGACTCTGCCAAGATCGCAAATCTCCAAGCACAAATCGAGGAGCTTCAAGCCAATTTGGAGACGGAAAAAAGGCGATGCGCTATACTGctgcaagagagaaacgacCTGACTCGGTCTAAGGGTGACGCTCCTATTCATGTTAACAGCGCTGAAATCGCTAACGTGGCTGtggtgagagaagagcacaatAGGAGCGAAGATAcggtggcgaagctgcgTGAGTCACAGCGTGTTCACAACATTCAGAAAGGCACGATCGACGCGTTGCACTCGGAGGTTGCCCGCTTAGAGTCTGAGAGGAGGGTCTCGCATAGCCGAGAGAACAATTTGCTGCGCGAAGTAGACAGCCTGCGAATCCAAGTGCGGGATTTAGAGATGGCTTTACACCATAAGAAAGAGAGCATCAGCGAACTTATCAGCAGTTGCCAAGCGGGTAGCGGCAACACGCTGCGTCTGAAGAAGCAAGCAAGTCGAATTCATCTATTAGAGGCTGCCTTGCTTGAAAAGGACGAGTTTACTAAGAGAGCGATGGAAGAGTTGCGCACAGAAACGAAGGAAGTGTGCGAGCGCTACCAAAGTACAATCACTGAGTTACAACAGCGTTTGGAAATCCCAAAGGATGATCCCGAGCTGCGAAGACGTATTCGGATTCTCGAACGAGAGAACCTCGAGCTTCGCCGTGCAATCGGAAGTGCTACTGTTTCTTCAGCCATAGACAGTGGTGAACCGGCGAAGGCGGTAACAATTAATCCCAAGCACCAGGCAGACGCAACTGGCAACACAGACAAGCCTGGGGGGCAGGGTCTCAAGGGTCCTTCACCTCACGAGGTTGAAACTACACACCTTCAATCAGTCATTGAGCAACTCCGCACAGGCATTTGGGAGCACAAGCAACGCAGCAGCATGCTTCAGGGAAAGCTCGACAGCATACACGCTGAATGGGATGCTAGACTTGCCGAGGTGAAAGCTAACTTCGCTCTTCAGATACAGAAGCTGCGCTCTGCCCATAATGAGGAGCTGAGTCGCCTCGAGGCCAGTCATAAATctcagctgctggagatTTCCAAGTGCTCAAAGTCGGATAACGGAGCCAACTTGGCTTCCAGATTATCTCGAATTGTCGAGGAAAAAGGCTACGATGCCTCCCTGATTGCCATTGGAGAGAGGCTTTGCTATTTGGAGAAGCGGTATTCtcaaaaagaggaggagaaaacaCATGAGCTTCTAGAAATGCAACGTGTAGccgagctggagaagaagatTCAAAAGGAGAAGACTGATTTACTACTCGAGCAAAAAAACACGCAAATCAAGCGTTTTCAGATACAACTGGATGAACTGCTCACAGCTCTTTCCATTTTGCAGGCCACAACATGA
- a CDS encoding hypothetical protein (TriTrypDB/GeneDB-style sysID: LpmP.23.1280), translating to MSTTTAQTELASVCKNIQSVLSKIKETSAKRHDQEQRLISSVASAKCLAGSFSVYPPTNDEVVQVLKSSGEEEQVEVECLQRYRRFVEAKRDCFTAVEADMCTVSKEITNIFGANEKTEVPTNGDYRLGVEENQCEAELLHLFRLWRTVVCLHDWVLAPLLKRGIDVPRYELQCTNADEERSYARELALRNAVADTQAMLFEVQKRLRDLTMEAEALRITAESTTLLRFQDSATVLISDERDEALAASIRQGLHELQQSSERLRRKKVAVDEDAASLMEKVRNLNSQIAVCNCSMEAFSQNSREAADDANGLVNAKTDALRTLHRKAQEYAAEQELLERDIGNYEQLCSLLMERAANDDSKVKLTVAAEQAYHSLLSEEKIQQEKLTRVQLSIESLENEVRDASTERQRILGEVQYLSKLVSNATVVKRVLARAGEECDPVRKVTVIDDYLRFVQKARLERHGFYE from the coding sequence ATGTCTACCACCACTGCACAAACTGAACTGGCTTCTGTTTGCAAGAACATTCAAAGCGTCTTGTCTAAAATAAAGGAAACATCTGCAAAGAGGCACGACcaagagcagcggctgaTCTCATCAGTGGCAAGCGCGAAGTGTCTAGCTGGCAGTTTTTCAGTGTATCCTCCAACTAATGATGAAGTAGTGCAAGTACTCAAAAGTtctggcgaggaggagcaggtaGAAGTAGAGTGTCTGCAGCGCTATCGACGGTTTGtggaagcgaaaagagacTGTTTTACGGCCGTGGAGGCTGATATGTGCACTGTATCAAAGGAGATCACCAACATCTTTGGGGCCAACGAAAAAACGGAGGTGCCTACCAATGGGGATTATCGTCTTGGGGTAGAGGAGAATCAATGCGAAGCTGAACTGCTACACTTGTTCCGTCTGTGGCGCACGGTGGTATGCTTGCATGATTGGGTGTTAGCCCCTTTACTTAAAAGGGGCATTGATGTTCCCCGATATGAGCTTCAGTGCACCAATGCCGACGAGGAGAGATCTTATGCTCGCGAGTTAGCGTTGAGGAATGCTGTCGCCGATACACAAGCAATGCTCTTTGAGGTTCAGAAGCGCTTGAGGGACCTAACTATGGAAGCGGAGGCACTGCGTATCACAGCTGAAAGCACGACACTTTTGCGGTTTCAGGATAGCGCGACTGTGTTGATTTCAGATGAAAGGGATGAGGCTCTCGCCGCGAGCATAAGGCAAGGGCTTCATGAGTTGCAGCAATCCAGCGAGCGTctgagaagaaaaaaggtTGCTGTTGATGAGGACGCTGCAAGTCTGATGGAAAAGGTGAGAAATCTAAACTCACAAATAGCTGTATGTAACTGCTCTATGGAGGCATTTTCACAGAACTCTAGAGAAGCTGCAGATGATGCGAATGGTCTAGTGAACGCAAAAACAGATGCTCTCCGGACACTGCATCGAAAAGCACAAGAGTAcgcagcagagcaggagCTTCTTGAGAGAGATATCGGAAACTACGAACAACTGTGCTCACTGCTCATGGAGCGGGCAGCAAACGACGATTCAAAAGTGAAGCTTACTGTAGCAGCTGAGCAAGCATATCATTCGTTACTTTCCGAAGAAAAAATCCAACAAGAGAAACTCACACGTGTGCAATTGTCAATAGAAAGCCTTGAGAATGAGGTGCGTGATGCTTCAACAGAAAGGCAACGGATTCTAGGCGAAGTGCAGTATTTGTCGAAGCTCGTTTCCAACGCCACTGTGGTGAAACGGGTGCTGGCCAGGGCCGGCGAAGAATGTGATCCTGTGCGTAAAGTCACTGTAATCGATGACTATCTGAGATTTGTACAAAAAGCTCGTCTGGAAAGACATGGTTTCTACGAGTAG